One segment of Bacillus alkalisoli DNA contains the following:
- the mutY gene encoding A/G-specific adenine glycosylase — protein MTKQQDILNNFDKIKFQHDLIGWFEIEQRDLPWRKDQDPYKVWVSEIMLQQTKVDTVIPYFHSFIDQFPNIEALAFAEEERVLKAWEGLGYYSRARNLQAAVKEVHEKYNGVVPKEVKEISSLKGVGPYTTGAILSIAYGIPQPAVDGNVMRVLSRILLIEEDIAKPKTRKIFEEAIKEIISIDNPSYFNQGLMELGALICTPSSPSCLLCPVQSHCRAFHKGVQRELPIKTKKKSTKEVHLVAGVFVDDNGNYLVRKRDSKGLLANLWEYPTFEKVSDVTTSKKQLEMEMKETYKIDVEIDDYLCSIQHVFSHLVWNITVYKGKYKHSKAMIPGITEVSEEQQFELPFPVSHQKIWKAYKENLQG, from the coding sequence TTGACTAAACAACAAGATATCCTTAATAATTTTGATAAAATAAAGTTTCAACATGATTTAATAGGTTGGTTTGAAATAGAGCAAAGAGATTTGCCGTGGCGAAAAGATCAAGATCCTTATAAAGTATGGGTTTCTGAAATAATGCTACAACAAACAAAAGTAGATACAGTTATACCTTACTTTCATTCCTTTATTGACCAATTTCCAAACATTGAAGCATTAGCCTTTGCAGAAGAGGAAAGGGTTCTAAAAGCTTGGGAAGGCCTTGGTTACTACTCAAGAGCTCGTAATTTACAAGCTGCTGTAAAGGAAGTGCATGAAAAATACAATGGTGTCGTACCAAAAGAGGTGAAAGAAATTTCATCCCTAAAAGGTGTAGGACCATATACAACAGGAGCAATCTTAAGCATTGCATATGGTATACCTCAGCCTGCTGTAGATGGAAATGTCATGAGAGTACTATCAAGGATATTATTAATAGAAGAAGACATCGCTAAACCAAAAACGAGAAAAATATTTGAAGAAGCAATTAAAGAAATTATCTCTATAGATAATCCGTCCTACTTTAATCAAGGATTAATGGAATTAGGTGCACTAATTTGTACGCCTTCATCCCCGTCTTGCTTATTATGTCCTGTTCAATCTCATTGTCGAGCGTTTCATAAAGGAGTTCAACGTGAGCTCCCAATTAAAACGAAGAAAAAATCAACAAAAGAAGTTCATCTAGTAGCGGGGGTTTTTGTGGATGACAATGGTAATTACTTAGTACGTAAAAGGGACAGTAAAGGACTTTTAGCGAATCTTTGGGAGTATCCAACCTTTGAAAAAGTGTCAGATGTAACGACATCGAAAAAGCAACTTGAAATGGAAATGAAAGAAACATATAAAATTGATGTCGAGATCGACGATTATCTATGCTCCATCCAACATGTATTCTCCCATTTAGTATGGAATATAACGGTTTATAAAGGGAAGTACAAGCATTCTAAAGCGATGATACCAGGAATTACAGAAGTTTCCGAGGAACAGCAATTCGAATTACCTTTCCCGGTGTCGCATCAAAAAATATGGAAAGCATACAAAGAAAACCTTCAAGGCTAA
- a CDS encoding metal-dependent hydrolase — protein sequence MDTGTHIVMGIAIGSIATIDPSIASSPETAKAIMVGAILGSQAPDLDTVLKLRNNAKYIKNHRGLTHSLPAVALWPVLITGSIYLFIPEASLFHLWIWTFLAVILHVFVDIFNAYGTQALRPISNKWIALGIINTFDPYILGAHIVGIIFWVFGGFHPGWTFLFIYFLLIFYYIFRYQMQQKVIKQVKIVIPNAKSIIISPTISFNQWHLAITAGENFYVARAVNYQIIIHDKFERVPLPENAVIEAAKLDENVEAFLSFSPVYRWEMEEYTDHYEVRFIDLRYRSKDYYPFVAVVQLDLDLNIVSSYTGWIFSEEKLRSKLELIPD from the coding sequence TTGGATACTGGAACACATATTGTCATGGGCATTGCAATTGGTTCCATTGCAACGATTGATCCTAGTATTGCAAGCAGCCCAGAAACAGCTAAAGCCATTATGGTTGGAGCCATACTTGGATCACAAGCTCCTGACTTAGATACAGTATTAAAATTAAGAAATAATGCAAAATATATTAAAAATCATCGTGGACTTACACACTCTCTTCCAGCCGTTGCATTATGGCCGGTACTTATAACCGGAAGTATTTATTTGTTTATTCCAGAGGCAAGTCTGTTCCATTTATGGATTTGGACATTTCTTGCGGTAATCCTTCATGTTTTTGTCGACATTTTTAACGCTTATGGTACACAAGCACTTCGTCCTATCAGCAATAAATGGATTGCTTTAGGCATTATTAACACGTTTGACCCTTATATTTTGGGCGCACATATTGTCGGAATTATTTTTTGGGTGTTCGGAGGATTTCATCCTGGTTGGACATTCCTGTTTATTTATTTCTTGTTAATTTTTTATTATATATTCCGCTATCAAATGCAACAAAAGGTTATAAAGCAAGTGAAAATTGTTATTCCTAATGCAAAGTCCATTATTATATCCCCTACCATTTCATTCAATCAATGGCATTTAGCCATTACTGCTGGGGAAAACTTTTATGTGGCTCGGGCGGTTAATTACCAAATCATTATTCATGATAAGTTTGAACGAGTACCCTTACCTGAAAATGCTGTTATTGAAGCAGCAAAATTGGATGAAAATGTAGAAGCCTTTCTATCCTTCTCACCTGTATATCGTTGGGAGATGGAAGAATATACCGACCACTATGAGGTAAGATTTATTGATTTAAGGTACCGAAGCAAAGATTATTATCCTTTCGTTGCTGTCGTACAGCTAGACCTCGATTTAAATATTGTTAGCTCTTATACTGGCTGGATTTTTAGCGAGGAAAAATTGCGTAGTAAATTAGAGTTAATTCCTGACTAA
- a CDS encoding YfhJ family protein, with product MNEYFDRLAERLLEKNKHFSYNQARTWVELLWEDFEATYAKAGYNYKGKDVTERIVSEWIERHGESLHEFVAQNPKYKHILNNDKNDSLHH from the coding sequence ATGAATGAATATTTTGATCGACTCGCAGAAAGGCTATTAGAAAAAAACAAACATTTTTCTTATAACCAAGCAAGAACATGGGTAGAGTTATTATGGGAAGATTTTGAAGCCACTTACGCCAAAGCCGGCTATAACTACAAAGGAAAAGACGTTACTGAAAGAATCGTTTCAGAATGGATTGAACGCCACGGTGAATCATTACACGAGTTTGTTGCTCAAAATCCTAAATACAAACATATTCTTAACAATGACAAGAACGACAGCTTACATCATTAA
- a CDS encoding small, acid-soluble spore protein K, with protein sequence MRNKAKDFPILHSNKLEGEPRAKAEYASKRANGTINTHPQERMRASGERQDNTY encoded by the coding sequence TTGAGAAACAAAGCAAAAGACTTCCCGATTCTGCATAGCAATAAGTTGGAAGGTGAACCACGCGCAAAAGCAGAATATGCTTCGAAGCGAGCGAACGGCACGATTAACACCCACCCCCAAGAGCGCATGCGTGCTTCTGGTGAAAGACAGGATAATACGTATTAA
- a CDS encoding YpzG family protein, producing the protein MLNDKNPNNIGGFVIATKQNHKPSRSNRFGNPFPQPWANSKHAFRQVNGETRHA; encoded by the coding sequence TTGTTAAACGACAAAAACCCTAATAATATTGGAGGGTTTGTCATAGCAACTAAACAAAATCATAAGCCATCACGCAGTAATCGATTTGGTAACCCGTTCCCACAACCATGGGCTAATTCAAAACATGCTTTTCGTCAAGTAAACGGGGAAACACGCCATGCATAG
- a CDS encoding YfhH family protein, which produces MEKRYSELTPYELNQEIGMLKEKARKAEQLGIVNEYAVLERKITMAQSYLMNPEDYNSGEVYEIEGDPGVHFIITYMNGIFAWGHRIHNGVENKEEEGLPISMLRTKVE; this is translated from the coding sequence GTGGAAAAAAGATATAGTGAATTGACTCCGTATGAATTAAATCAAGAAATAGGGATGTTGAAGGAAAAAGCAAGAAAAGCAGAACAGCTAGGAATTGTTAATGAGTACGCTGTGTTGGAGCGTAAAATAACTATGGCTCAATCTTATTTAATGAACCCAGAAGATTATAATAGTGGGGAAGTATATGAAATTGAAGGAGATCCTGGTGTTCACTTCATTATCACCTATATGAATGGCATTTTTGCATGGGGACACCGAATTCATAATGGTGTTGAAAATAAAGAAGAAGAAGGTTTACCAATTTCTATGTTACGTACGAAAGTGGAATGA
- a CDS encoding L-lactate permease produces MTILQFITALTPILTVFIFLVLLRLPATKAMPISLIVSALAALIVWKVPMITIMASFFEGVMIALSILWIIFGAILLLNTLKTSGALNTIKVGFTKITHDMRVQLIIVAWLFGAFIEGAAGFGTSAAIGAPILVALGFPPLAAAVLMLIAASSPVSYGAVGTPIIVGVEQGLMQGDSVAEEVIASLGTADLSLFLQQLAIKISLMEFFIGTFIPLILVVFLTRFFSEKKSWRDGFAVWKFAILAGFAFTFPAFIVANILGPEFPAMLGGLFGLVIMIPAAKKKWLLPKEDWVLEQRETEDVISKMSLRKAWVPYILVAALLVITRVDQLPFKSLLKSAKVTWNNIIGTNIGVTLEPLYLPGTVFIIVVILTHFIHKMPKQDVKKVWKNATGMLGGSFIALCTAVPMVRIFINSTTNEAGLMSMPLELADTFSSALGNGWPTVAPLIGSLGSFISGSATFSNMMFSLFQFSIAEQLGMDISTVVALQVLGANAGNMICVLNVVAAASVVGLLGKEGTIIRFTVVPMLYYALMAGLVGTVFIFLL; encoded by the coding sequence ATGACAATTCTGCAGTTCATTACAGCATTAACTCCCATTTTAACTGTTTTTATATTTTTAGTATTATTACGTTTACCGGCAACGAAAGCGATGCCAATTAGTTTAATTGTTTCTGCATTGGCAGCATTAATTGTGTGGAAAGTACCAATGATTACGATAATGGCTTCGTTTTTTGAAGGGGTAATGATTGCATTATCTATTCTTTGGATTATTTTTGGAGCTATCCTGCTCTTAAATACGTTAAAAACAAGTGGTGCATTAAATACGATAAAAGTTGGTTTCACAAAGATTACACATGATATGAGAGTACAGTTAATCATTGTCGCATGGCTGTTCGGTGCTTTCATTGAAGGAGCTGCAGGTTTTGGTACTTCCGCAGCTATTGGAGCTCCAATACTAGTAGCACTAGGATTTCCACCATTAGCAGCAGCTGTTCTAATGTTGATTGCAGCGAGTTCCCCGGTTTCATATGGAGCGGTTGGAACCCCCATTATCGTTGGAGTAGAACAAGGGCTTATGCAAGGTGACTCTGTTGCAGAAGAAGTAATTGCATCATTAGGAACGGCTGATTTAAGTTTATTTTTACAACAATTAGCCATAAAGATTTCCTTAATGGAATTTTTTATAGGGACATTTATTCCATTAATATTGGTTGTTTTTTTAACAAGATTTTTTAGTGAAAAAAAATCATGGCGTGATGGCTTTGCTGTATGGAAATTTGCCATTCTAGCCGGATTTGCGTTTACTTTCCCAGCTTTTATTGTGGCGAACATTCTTGGACCAGAATTCCCGGCAATGTTAGGTGGACTATTCGGTTTAGTCATCATGATTCCTGCTGCAAAGAAGAAGTGGCTATTACCAAAAGAAGACTGGGTATTAGAACAAAGAGAAACAGAAGATGTTATATCAAAAATGAGCTTACGCAAAGCTTGGGTGCCATATATCTTAGTTGCTGCCCTACTAGTCATAACAAGAGTAGATCAGTTACCTTTTAAGAGCTTACTCAAATCAGCAAAGGTTACTTGGAACAACATTATCGGAACGAATATTGGCGTAACATTAGAGCCGTTATATTTACCTGGAACTGTGTTTATCATCGTCGTTATACTCACGCATTTTATTCATAAAATGCCAAAGCAAGATGTAAAAAAAGTATGGAAAAATGCAACTGGTATGTTGGGTGGAAGTTTTATTGCACTTTGTACAGCTGTTCCAATGGTTAGAATTTTTATTAACTCTACTACAAATGAGGCAGGGCTAATGAGCATGCCGCTAGAACTTGCAGATACATTTAGTAGTGCATTAGGCAATGGCTGGCCAACTGTAGCACCTTTAATCGGAAGTCTAGGTTCATTTATTTCTGGAAGTGCAACGTTTAGTAATATGATGTTTTCTTTATTTCAATTTAGTATCGCAGAACAGCTAGGAATGGATATTAGTACAGTTGTCGCCTTACAAGTGTTAGGGGCAAATGCAGGTAACATGATTTGCGTATTAAATGTTGTCGCAGCTGCATCTGTTGTGGGACTGTTAGGAAAGGAAGGAACAATTATTCGTTTTACAGTAGTTCCCATGCTTTACTACGCGCTAATGGCTGGGTTAGTCGGCACAGTTTTTATTTTCCTACTATAA
- a CDS encoding SDR family NAD(P)-dependent oxidoreductase, translated as MTTVLITGAGTGLGRELSLEYARIGYTVILSGRNEETLLRVQKEIQSNGKKAYAFSLDITNYDELNSKVKHIVEEHNVQILINNAGVGCFGSLTALQVDDINQCLMTNVNGTIYMTKVFLPYLLSVPNAKVLNIISTAGLKGKVDESVYVASKYAIRGFTESLQKEWEGSIVFKAVYMGGMDTPFWNHSDHITDKTRLKDPKTIAEKIVQLDQEGVMEIVL; from the coding sequence GTGACAACAGTATTAATTACTGGGGCTGGTACTGGCCTTGGGCGGGAACTTTCTTTAGAATATGCTCGAATAGGATATACAGTTATCCTATCCGGTAGAAATGAAGAGACACTGCTTCGAGTACAAAAAGAAATTCAATCCAATGGCAAAAAAGCGTATGCTTTTTCACTAGACATTACAAATTACGACGAGCTAAATAGTAAAGTAAAACATATAGTGGAAGAACATAATGTGCAAATTTTAATAAATAACGCTGGGGTTGGCTGTTTCGGTTCTTTGACTGCTCTTCAAGTAGATGATATTAATCAATGTTTAATGACAAACGTTAACGGCACTATTTATATGACAAAGGTTTTCCTCCCATATTTATTAAGCGTGCCGAACGCTAAAGTGTTAAACATTATTTCTACGGCAGGTTTAAAAGGAAAAGTAGATGAAAGTGTTTATGTTGCTTCAAAATATGCTATTCGAGGTTTTACTGAAAGCCTCCAAAAAGAATGGGAAGGCTCTATTGTTTTTAAAGCAGTATACATGGGGGGCATGGACACACCATTTTGGAACCATTCAGACCACATAACAGACAAAACACGATTAAAAGATCCAAAAACAATTGCTGAGAAAATTGTACAGCTTGATCAGGAAGGTGTTATGGAGATTGTATTGTAA
- the recX gene encoding recombination regulator RecX: protein MNVVTKISVQKKNTSRFNIFMDKGQGEEYAFAVYEETLLKFQLAKGKELDELDIEEIILSDQISKAYQSAINYLSYRMRSKKEISQHLREKEIEAFVITEILTKLDKQGYINDLAFALSYVRTQVNTTLKGPEVVVQELYEKGIEQKLIEEAILEYSFEKELDHAMKLIEKAETKYKKDSFTIKKQKIEMALKRKGYRFSTIQQAWNEMNVEKDLDEEMESLKLQAEKFKRKYSAYSGYEYVMKMKSALYRKGFSIELIDRYLEGEEE from the coding sequence ATGAATGTCGTTACGAAAATATCTGTACAAAAAAAGAATACATCTCGCTTTAACATATTTATGGATAAAGGCCAAGGTGAAGAATATGCTTTTGCTGTTTACGAGGAAACACTTTTAAAGTTTCAACTCGCAAAAGGAAAAGAACTAGATGAATTAGATATAGAAGAAATTATTTTATCCGACCAGATAAGTAAAGCATACCAATCTGCCATTAATTATTTATCTTACCGAATGCGTTCGAAAAAAGAGATAAGCCAACATTTACGGGAAAAAGAAATAGAGGCATTTGTTATAACTGAGATACTAACAAAACTTGATAAACAAGGTTATATAAATGATTTAGCATTTGCATTAAGCTATGTAAGGACTCAAGTAAATACAACGTTAAAGGGCCCAGAAGTAGTAGTCCAAGAACTGTACGAAAAAGGGATAGAACAAAAATTAATAGAAGAAGCAATTTTAGAGTATTCTTTTGAAAAAGAACTAGATCATGCAATGAAGTTGATAGAAAAAGCGGAAACAAAATACAAGAAAGATTCCTTCACGATAAAAAAACAAAAAATTGAAATGGCATTAAAGCGGAAAGGTTACCGTTTCTCAACGATACAACAAGCATGGAATGAAATGAACGTCGAAAAAGATTTAGATGAAGAAATGGAATCTTTAAAGTTACAAGCTGAAAAGTTTAAACGTAAATACTCTGCTTATTCAGGCTATGAATATGTAATGAAAATGAAGTCAGCTCTCTATCGAAAAGGGTTTTCTATTGAGTTGATTGATCGATATTTAGAAGGAGAGGAGGAATAG
- a CDS encoding TIGR01777 family oxidoreductase: protein MDIAIAGGTGLVGQDLTEYLINNGHRVYILTRDTSNKENTEQIKYVEWLTGSATPEVELHSVDAFVNLAGESINSGRWTEERKHRILESRIASTKEIVRIMSEMVNKPSVLINASAIGYYGTSESAVFTENDKKAGNDFLASTVSQWEEEALHAESHGIRTVLTRFGIILDKQEGALPRMILPYKFFAGGPVGSGQQWMSWIHIKDVVHIIDYCIQNKNIQGAVNVTAPHPKKMNEFGKTIGKVMNRPHWIPAPSFALKMALGEMSDLVLKGQKVMPAKLERSGFEFSFTQLEDALNDILK, encoded by the coding sequence ATGGATATTGCAATTGCAGGAGGCACTGGTCTAGTCGGGCAAGATTTAACGGAATATCTTATTAATAACGGACATAGAGTATACATTTTAACGAGAGATACTTCCAATAAAGAAAATACAGAGCAGATTAAATATGTAGAATGGTTAACCGGAAGCGCTACACCAGAAGTAGAGTTACATTCCGTTGATGCTTTTGTTAACTTAGCCGGTGAATCTATTAATAGTGGACGTTGGACGGAAGAAAGAAAACACCGCATTTTAGAAAGTAGAATTGCTTCAACGAAAGAAATCGTTAGAATTATGTCTGAAATGGTAAACAAACCTTCCGTGTTAATTAACGCAAGTGCAATTGGTTACTACGGTACATCTGAATCAGCTGTTTTTACAGAGAATGATAAAAAGGCTGGGAATGACTTTTTAGCTAGTACTGTCTCTCAATGGGAAGAAGAGGCGTTGCACGCAGAATCACATGGTATTAGAACAGTTCTTACACGTTTTGGAATTATTTTAGATAAACAAGAAGGCGCTCTTCCCCGCATGATTTTGCCTTATAAGTTTTTTGCTGGTGGACCGGTTGGAAGTGGACAACAATGGATGTCATGGATACACATTAAAGATGTGGTTCACATTATTGACTATTGTATCCAAAATAAAAATATACAAGGTGCTGTTAATGTAACTGCTCCGCATCCTAAAAAAATGAACGAGTTTGGGAAAACGATTGGAAAAGTGATGAACAGACCGCATTGGATTCCAGCTCCATCCTTTGCATTAAAAATGGCCCTTGGGGAAATGAGTGACCTTGTTTTAAAAGGGCAAAAAGTGATGCCTGCCAAACTAGAAAGATCGGGCTTCGAATTTTCTTTTACACAACTTGAAGATGCTTTAAATGACATATTAAAATAG
- a CDS encoding amidohydrolase codes for MNILLLRNATVYPVTSEPIRCGDVLIKNGKIDKIAPSITNNGDWPEIDCNGKYLFPGFIDVHTHLGLYDEGTGWAGNDANETIEPLTPHIRAIDGVHPLDQGFQDALMYGVTTVHIMPGSANVIGGTTSVIKTAGVNITAMCVKETAGLKIALGENPKRMHSQGNKDSITRMGIMGMLREAFYEAKYCDSIDSLRVRPIIQALKREIPVRIHAHRADDILSAIRFGDEFDLDIRIEHCTEGHLIASHLKNRNLKVAVGPTMTRKSKIELKNKSWKTYQALTDHGVEVSITTDHPYTPIQYLNVCAAIAVREGLNAQKALEGITITAARNLQVENRVGSIETGKDADLVLWSHHPFDFLAKPLWTMVEGEIIYQKF; via the coding sequence ATGAACATTTTGTTGTTAAGGAATGCAACAGTATATCCGGTTACCTCAGAGCCGATCCGTTGTGGGGATGTACTTATAAAAAATGGGAAAATAGATAAAATTGCACCTTCTATTACAAACAATGGTGACTGGCCTGAAATAGATTGTAATGGAAAATATTTATTTCCAGGTTTTATAGATGTTCACACACATCTAGGATTGTATGACGAAGGTACTGGGTGGGCTGGTAATGACGCCAATGAAACAATTGAACCTCTCACTCCTCATATAAGAGCAATTGACGGAGTGCATCCTTTGGATCAAGGATTTCAAGATGCACTTATGTACGGGGTTACAACAGTACACATTATGCCTGGTAGTGCAAACGTAATTGGCGGTACTACTTCTGTCATAAAAACCGCAGGAGTCAATATTACAGCCATGTGTGTAAAAGAAACGGCTGGCTTAAAAATAGCTCTTGGTGAAAATCCAAAGCGAATGCATAGCCAAGGGAATAAAGACTCAATCACTCGAATGGGAATTATGGGGATGTTACGCGAGGCTTTTTATGAGGCTAAATATTGTGATAGCATAGACAGTTTGCGTGTTAGACCTATTATCCAAGCTTTAAAAAGAGAAATCCCAGTTAGAATACATGCTCATCGTGCCGATGACATTTTATCTGCTATTCGATTTGGGGATGAGTTTGATTTAGACATTCGAATTGAACATTGTACAGAAGGTCATTTAATTGCCAGTCATTTAAAAAATCGAAACTTAAAAGTTGCTGTCGGCCCGACAATGACTCGTAAGTCTAAAATTGAGTTGAAAAATAAAAGTTGGAAAACATATCAAGCCTTAACAGACCATGGTGTCGAGGTTTCGATCACAACAGACCATCCATATACTCCTATTCAATATTTAAATGTGTGTGCTGCCATAGCTGTTCGAGAAGGTCTAAATGCTCAAAAAGCACTAGAAGGAATAACGATTACCGCAGCCCGAAATCTACAAGTGGAGAATAGAGTTGGGAGTATCGAAACAGGTAAAGATGCCGACTTAGTTCTATGGTCACATCACCCGTTCGATTTCCTTGCAAAGCCTTTGTGGACAATGGTTGAAGGTGAAATAATTTACCAGAAATTTTGA
- a CDS encoding GNAT family N-acetyltransferase: MLKKRDLQETHTLFELMVHPEVFPFVRQKAYSYEEFLFVTKQTMEAEERGEIISRTILDEWGTPIGTINLFDVQDGAGFLGTWLGKPYHGNGYNQIAKTQFFDELFYELDIQSIFMRIRKVNVRSTKAAEKLPYVMLANESRKSLLDEINAGEDIYNLYEISKDLYTLHRLRVQEPVEEHHQLKEA; encoded by the coding sequence ATGCTTAAAAAACGTGATCTTCAGGAGACTCATACTCTTTTTGAACTCATGGTGCATCCTGAAGTCTTCCCTTTTGTGCGTCAAAAAGCATACTCATACGAGGAATTTCTATTTGTCACAAAACAGACGATGGAAGCAGAAGAGCGTGGAGAGATTATCTCTCGAACTATCCTCGATGAGTGGGGCACTCCAATTGGAACCATAAACTTATTTGATGTGCAAGATGGGGCTGGATTTTTAGGTACATGGCTAGGTAAGCCATACCATGGAAATGGATATAATCAAATTGCGAAAACACAATTTTTCGATGAATTATTTTATGAATTAGATATTCAATCTATCTTCATGCGGATTCGTAAAGTAAATGTACGTTCGACTAAAGCTGCAGAAAAGTTACCTTACGTTATGTTAGCGAATGAGTCAAGAAAATCATTACTAGACGAAATTAACGCAGGTGAAGATATTTACAATCTCTATGAAATTTCTAAAGATTTATATACTTTACACAGACTTCGTGTCCAAGAGCCTGTGGAAGAGCATCATCAGTTAAAAGAAGCATAA
- a CDS encoding YfhE family protein, with protein sequence MSDKKKRDKTKRTLSSAQEVSYSRDFKMADQAGGYTPKQARH encoded by the coding sequence ATGTCTGATAAGAAGAAAAGAGATAAAACGAAGCGTACTTTAAGTAGTGCACAAGAGGTTTCTTATTCTAGAGATTTTAAAATGGCGGACCAAGCTGGTGGATACACTCCAAAACAAGCAAGGCACTGA
- a CDS encoding YfhD family protein, with protein sequence MGRSNHGHKKRDKNKQSLPQVPDSLKKTNHQDVEFADSNHADGEILEAQARASAAGIHRNSKKDNFK encoded by the coding sequence ATGGGCAGATCTAATCACGGTCATAAGAAACGCGATAAAAATAAACAATCGTTACCTCAAGTTCCAGATTCCTTGAAAAAGACTAACCATCAAGACGTTGAGTTTGCAGATAGTAATCATGCAGATGGCGAAATTTTAGAAGCTCAAGCTCGTGCCTCTGCAGCAGGAATACACCGCAACAGCAAAAAGGATAATTTTAAATAA
- a CDS encoding DoxX family membrane protein yields MNFLKGPKVAVLWTVLRIWLGVQWLKVGLPKISNFDASGYLNGALAKAGGENPTVHGWYATFLETFAIPNVGLFNILIPWGEVLVGIGLILGAATIPALIAAAFMNLNFLLAGTLSTNPMLYTVAMILLFAGGAAYYYGVDRYAIKFWNNKKAEKNNNKHMNVSNRPTTAH; encoded by the coding sequence ATGAACTTTTTAAAAGGACCTAAAGTAGCGGTTTTATGGACTGTGTTAAGAATATGGTTAGGTGTACAATGGTTAAAAGTTGGATTACCTAAAATTAGTAACTTCGATGCAAGTGGTTATTTAAATGGAGCACTAGCAAAAGCAGGTGGAGAAAACCCAACTGTACATGGTTGGTACGCAACTTTCCTAGAGACTTTCGCAATCCCTAACGTTGGATTATTCAACATCTTAATTCCTTGGGGTGAAGTATTAGTAGGTATTGGCTTAATCTTAGGAGCAGCAACAATTCCAGCATTAATTGCAGCAGCGTTTATGAACTTAAACTTCTTACTAGCTGGTACGTTAAGCACTAACCCAATGCTTTACACAGTAGCGATGATTCTATTATTCGCTGGTGGAGCAGCTTACTATTACGGTGTAGACAGATATGCTATCAAATTCTGGAACAATAAAAAAGCAGAAAAAAACAACAACAAGCATATGAATGTAAGCAATCGTCCAACTACAGCTCACTAA